The following is a genomic window from Cinclus cinclus chromosome 7, bCinCin1.1, whole genome shotgun sequence.
TTCATGACCTAAGAGGTGACATATGTTTAGTGCCCGGTATTTCTGATGAAGTCTTAAGCTGATGGCAATGAGCACTCTTAAAACTAACTAGAGAAGCTTAACTCTGTATGATTTAAAGCTCAGCAAATAAATTACAGTGGAAATACTAGGCAAATATAAAAAATGAGTGTTGTTTGGAAAGATGTAGACATGGAGAACTGGCCACTCCTGCTTTCCACACAGATGCTGTGCCAAGGACTCGCTCAGAGAGTCGATACCAGGAACTTGCAGCACAGTGACACACTTTAAATTATTGTCTCACAAATTGCTAATATAAACTAGCAAGGCTGTACATCACTATTTTATGTGGAAGAGCACGGCATAGCTTTACGCAGACCAGTGAAAATGATAAGTTATGGTAATCAGTAATCAGCTCatttcaaaacagcaaaatttgCTTTGTATTCTGAAAATGACAGGATTGAAAGCTGTATAAAATTAATTCTGGCTCTGAAACCTCCTTAGCAGTTAGTTTTTTGAAAGAAGCAGTCTTTTTGACCACATGATATCTTGAAAATCAgattcctttttccccccaagttCCCCTTTGCTGCTAGTTGAGCAGGGTTTAAGTTTAATTCACTGGAAGCACAGCATATTTAATATTCTTATGGTTCTTCCTAATGATAGAAAGAGCTATGCAATACCTGGGGTCCACTGAAACCAGTAAAGTTCCCTGGCTTAGTTTTGTGGGTGTTTCCCAGCTAAAGGCTTTCAGCCATTACTACACAGGCTTACCTGCAAATTTCAAAATTCCCATCCTTGTAGGTATCCTACAAGGGATGCTAGGttgcaggaaaaatatttactttctttcttccttgtttgAGTACGTTTGTTTTCCCTCATTCTCTGCTGCATAACTAAGAAAGTAAATCTAATGACTGAGTAATCTCTCACACTGGAttatgttttaaatttcttatCAGATTCCATTGTGTAAGTATAATCTGACTCATGGGAGAACAAATGTTATCAAATGTATCTTTCTTCAAAAGTTTTGGTAAAAGATAATAATTGATAAGGTTTTCCTAGATGATAAGCCGTGTTTTGTTCATGCCACACTTTCACAAATGGACAAAGATAATAGCTAGTGGAGCTTTACTCATCTCCCTGTTTAATGTTCTcaattccttaattttttttataatataaaatGTGTTAAGTGGAAgaagcagtacaaatctctAGAGACTTATGATGTTCATGTATTAGAGATGCATTTATATGCAATGGTGCAGCAGAAAAACAAGCCCTTACAACTGTTGCTGAGTTGCCTAGAAATTGGATCTGTATGAGGTTTTGTTCTGGTAGCATTCCCAAGAACTTCGGCACCTAgtcatttaaaatattacttctcAAAATCTGGATCCATTAAGTTCCATCTTATTCTGGAATTGAAGAAGTTTCCTATGTAGCCCAGAAGTCTGCTGCCATCCTGAAACACAATTACCTGTGTCTTTGTCTGTGCTCAATTGTCTGGTATCTGTGCTATTTCCAAAACTGCAAAAGGAATTGGAAAATAACTATTTTATCTGTTGGGTACTGTCTAATCCACATTCTGTGCACTCAACACCACTTTTTTGCATCTACCTCATCTGGACTACAGAGAGAAATTGTTTCCATTGGTGGGGTGAGAGGTTTTGTAAAAGGACTAATGTGCAttcagagctctgctggcatCTGGTAGAGGAAGGACTCTGAAGGCAGATTGTCTGTAAATTTGTGAGTGTTAACTGGTCATTTGCTAAGAAGGACGCCTGATATGTCCTCAGTTTGCTGCTTGTGGGGGGTTTTGAGATGGAGAATAGACCAAGCTGGGCACTTTTAACTGCAGGACAAGGCTCACAGTTGTGAATGGAAGTGGATTTAAGTGCCTGCACTACATCTAAGGGGAATCCTAAATGTACCTTCTGCTTTGGTATTTGATCTTGGCTAGGTCAGCCAGTTGATATTAAACATCTCTAATTGCTGAACAGGGAGCCTAAAGATGTTAGCTTGAAGCTGTGAATCCTGCTGGAATTACTCAGAAAGAGGAACGTTACTATTACAGATGATGACAAAATTGAAATAGTTTTAGTAGAATGCAAATGAAATTAACATTCTGTATCCAAGAGACCACAGTTTAAActgacaaaacacagaaaagctgtGAAGCTGAGGTATTTTTATCTCTCAGGCGAGACACTGATGTGTTGGCTTGCTGAGgtttgtaaaaaaaccccatctgGGATCAAACATTCTAGAGTAGAAGACATCAGAACAAGAAAGAAGTTACAAAACCCCAATATTTATTTCTGGGAAACAAGAGGAGCAAAAcctctggtttctttttttcttgaaaattatgTCAATTTGAGAATTTCCTGCATGTCTACAGATTTTTTCCAAGATCCAACTCTGACCAAGAGAAGATCATGTACTGTCTTGTACCTGAAAGAGAGACCAGAAGCTCCTGGAAACACTGAGTATTCTAGCACATagatataaaattatattaaggTAAGATAAGTACATCAGATGAGGAGAGAGGAGGCAAAGTTTAGAATTCTGTTTACTGGGTCAGATTATCTGGAAGGTACGGGGCTTCCCCAAGATTAACCACAagaatatgttttcttttacaaGAGCCACTGGTGGTCATCTcccattttttgcttttataaaacaacaaacaatttttaaatacGACCTAGAATTGCTGAAAGTCACTTTATGTTTTTCATATCTTTTGCATCTTCAAATCTGGGGTTATCTGTTAGTTTTGGACTGTATTTTCTACAACATTTCTCAACCCTTAAAACTGAACTCAGTATTTGCATAACAATTATGTGAGCAAAACTGAAAAAGCTCATTCGTGACCTCAGTATCCAGTCTCCACTTCAGCCATATCATTTAACAAACACAACACTATATAAAGGGGATTTGTGTGaactgctttttcatttcactttgaAGCAGAAGGGTAAGTTgaatttccttttaataaatCACAAGGAATTTCAGCTAGAAGGCAAACCCATTCCTTTTGATTTCTGTGCTCATATTTCCGTTCTAAAATTAAGTTTCCCtttattagtaatttttttactttgcttATACTTGCAATTTTGGTAGATAAGGAGGTGCCTGAAGGACAGTAGATAGTAATGACTGATGAAGGTCATTAAAACTGGATTAAAACTGAAGAGCTGtgtttgttcagttttgctaTATAACTGATCAGGAGCCTGACTCTGCATCATAATCCAATTACAAGCTGAATGCAGTAGTCCATTCAAATGTAATTCCCTGAATGATCATCCCCAGGCAAAGGGTACATGTTGTAATTGCATTTCCTTATCTCAGGGATGTAAGTACTCCTAGGCACCTAAGGTAGGTTTCTGTTAGGGTCTTTAATAATCTGCTCTCTCTGAGTCACTGACCAGGGTTTCCAGAGCTGTCTGCTGGCCTTCAATAAGGGATAAACAATCCAAGACGCTTCAGATTCAACAAACAAAACTCAGCAGCACCTTTAATACTGCACATGTGCTCTTAGGTGGATTTGATTTTACATTCCCTAAAGTGCAAATTCTTGACTATACTGCTACTCGTTAAACATACTGCAAATTTTTGACATAACTGAATATATTCAAGGGTATGTCACATCAAATTGATTTTGATAAGACATTCCCCTAGAAAAACAAGTTGCTGTTGatgcagattaaaaataatctcaaaagTCTTCTATAACAGTGTTAATATGGAAGATACATGTttagtgctttttcttttaaaacttcacCTCATTTAATAAATTACACTAGAATGATATTTTGATTCTGATTGGCATATATACTTTGAAATATTATAATTATAGCTAGGTGTTAATAACCTTACAGCATTCAAGCCAaccaagtttttattttaaattttaagaggAGATAGATTTAGAACCTAGTATGTGTAAATGCTGGTCTTTTTCTAAAAGATGGAGGTTTTTAAGAGAGAGCAGGTAAAGGATCCTCTTTGATTTGTGCCAATAGAAAAGTGAAGTAATTGGTATtaggttgtttgttttgtatgaGTCAACACATGAGCATCACCCCATTGGAAATGGATGCCCATTCCAGCATCTTGAACCTTTCTTTATATCTCCTATTAGTTTGACTTAATCATGTCAACAACTGGTTTGTCTATGCAATAGTATCTTATAGTCCTTCAGGTTTCACAGCTGCACAACACACCCACTCACTCTGCTCTGTAAACCCACCATGTAcagttttaaaatgctttttagtCATGATAGCTCAGCACTAAGATTATAACCCTACTTACTGTTTTATCTGTAGGGATAAATTAAGATGAATAAGCCTATTGCAAACcagcaaaaatacattttctataAGATTAACTGTCATTTTCAGACTTGTGGAATTTTCTACAGAACGGGATAGGAATGTCAATTGAGCTATAAAGTTTTGGCCATGTGTAAAACAGTATCAGTTTATGCCAAATAAATGTGCTTAGATAGTGTTGTGCTTTAACAAGCTCCCAAACATTGCACCTACCACTGTAAGAGATTTCAGGTTAGTATCCTATGCATCATTGAGTGATTAGAGCCCTGGCAGGCAACTAATGGCTTAAGTGTCATCAGCTGCCTCTGAGCCTATCATTTCTCAAGGATTAATCCAACAAATAGTCAGTGATGGTGAAAGGGATAATTTATCTTCATTATTCCAAGTTTATCAGTCTAGAAAGAGTTTTGTGTATAAACTGCACAATGGTCACAAAATAAATCTGGGAAATGTCTTACACCTGAACTATAAACTTTATCTAAACAAGGAAATAATGTAAATTTCAAGAAGGGGTGATGGGGGAAGGAGTGTGCAGCTGTGTAAACCAGTGTAAAATAATTCCTTACAGAATCATTACCTGACaaatgtgtggggtttttttacagctgGCCTGAGAAATCATGTTGTCTTACTCATCCTACATCTTCATAGCACTGGCTGCTTTGTTAGTGACTTGCCATGCATTGAGTAAGTGTCCAGGAATTTCTGGGCTGCCTGGTATCCCTGGAAGAGATGGTGTGAAAGGTAAACAAACTTGTCTCTTTTGCAAGAGACCCATGTCACAAAGGCTGCATGACAAGAAACAGATAAAACAGAAGGACATGTGCTCTCAATGCAGATGTGTaaagcacaggaaggaaaagagaatggAGGAAATgggcaatttaatttttttctaaaaaacagATCTCCCCTCTCTTCTGGGGGAAGAGGGGAATTGAACAGGTTATCAACACTCTAGCATATAAATATTATGTTTACATATGTAGAAATGCCTTCTCCGCATCTGCTGACAAGGCTAAAGCACTATCAAAATTATTCCCAGACTTCCTGTATTACATCAAAtatgttttgttgggttttttttaatggattgtGAAGTAAGAGTTGCAATGTTGCAGCTCAGGGATGCAGCAACCTTTTGTGCTTCTATAATGCTGCTTGTTTCAGTTGTGAATAGTGGGGTATGATCATGGGAATGCATCTAGAGCTATTGTTATCTGTGGAAggtgtaaaagaaaaaagaatctaCCTTTACAGTTGGCTCCCATCTTTAGCAAGCAGTGCTGGATGTATTTCACACTATCCAGAAACCTTCCACTACCACTGTTTCTGGCTCCCATTAAAGAAAGATAAAGCATAGACCCtgcactttaaaaagaaaatcacatggTGCCATAAGAACTGTTTCCTCCTCCAAGTATCCCTCGTGCCTGTTCCCTACCAATTACTAGAATGAAACCAATTCTCTTTGGCAAAGCCAGGTTCACAGGTACACCTAACTAAAGGCTACAACCTATAAAgcttcagtttcttttctgcagaGGGAAATTATCAACATTTCAGAGCATTGAATGTTTTTGTTAGTTTTCTTTATTATAGATTAACAgcaatgtaaagaaaaaagtactaggaaagtatttattttaccCTCGCTGATGTTAAATACATTTGCCAGTTAGTTCTGAAAAGCAACTGGTTTTATCCAGGGGACTGTTCCTAGCAGCACAGCTGGTTTTTCCTGATTGTATAACTTCTGGTTTTATCTGCATAGGTCTGCCTGATTCTCTGGCCACCAAACGTCACTATGCTTTAGCAAATTTGAAACGCCGGCTGTTCCAACTTGAAGCTGGTAATTCTTCCCCTTGTCACTTTTTCAGCTCACAACTAATTTTAAGTGCAATAGGCAAAGTTAGTACAGAATCAAGACTCGcaggaaagaaacagcatttGGAACAGGTAGTACATCccaaaacttcattttctcattCAAAGCAGGGCAAGTCAGGGTTCTTGTTTCCCTGGAGAGAACAGACTCCTCTTCATTACCATAATGTGCATTTATTCAAATTGggtttattttataaaatattccaACTACCTAATATTGCACTTTCCATGCATGGAAAGTCAGTCTTGTACCACTTTTATCTATCAGCAACCAGATTGCTAAAGGTGGTAAATTGTTTTGTACTGAATAGAGACTCACAAAACAATCATCATATCTCTGTTTCCCTTGCTCAAATCTGAAGCACACTGATCTTCTTTAGAAAGTACACAAAACATAACAAGGCTTTTATTTAGCCTCTTCTCTTGGAGGCAAGGACAGGCTGTCAGTCACAAGCAGCTAAATATATTTAGTGAACAGTTAGTGAATGGGTAAAGTTAAagatttttattcctcttcatCCTTTGCGCTCAAATTTTCCCTCTGTTCTTCTTAACactttcagttttctcttcaTCTCTTTATTTCTCCTTATTTGCTTTTACATCAGTATGCCATAGAAAATTTACAGAGCTTTTCATGTTTCAGTGCTTGCTTTGActgggaaaataagaaaagcaggagagaaaatgCTTGCCAGCAATGGGAAGAAAGTTGACTTTGCATCTGCACTACAGTCCTGTGAAGAGGTTGGAGGAACTCTTGCAGCCCCCAAGAATGAGGAGGAGAATAAAGCTATTATGGGCATTGTGAAACAGTATAACCAATATGCTTACTTGGGCATTAGAAAGGGGGAGACTTCAGGTCAGTTTAGGTATATAAATGACATGCCTCTGAATTACAGCAACTGGCACCAGCATGAGCCTGATGGCAAAGGGGAAGAGAAATGTGTGGAGATATACACTGATGGCACCTGGAATGACAAAAAATGCAATAAGTACCGTCTCACAATCTGCGAATTTTAAAGAAGGGCCTTTCAGCCCCCTCGGAGTATGGAGATAATGAAGTATCTGTGTTTCAGGCTGATTACATTTCTGCAATTTCTCTGTAtcctaaaatataaaatgaatcATATTGTGATATTTTTTAGCCTTAGGTAAATGCTAAATGTGCTAGGTGATTAACATGATTAAAATGTGCCTGAACTGATGTGCCTGATGTGTTTCACTCTTTTGGGAATACCtcagaattaatttctcatgGCAGACTGTCTCCATACCTTTGTGGAGATTAGAGGAAAATTCCAAGGTTTCACTTAGGACATTGGGAATGCTGAAGTTAAAATTgcccatggtgtcataatttgGAAGCATTTTGAAGTACTTAATAGTTTCTTCCTCAAAAGAGATGCACAGAGGTTGACTTCACTGGAGCAGTTATGGTTTCAGGTTTTGGACACCGCTTTCACAGAGCCTGTGTTGTGTCACATTGAACCCACTCACTGATACATCAGCACCCACCTTTTGTTTCATGAAAATATCATTACTACCAGTTACAATTAATTTGTCTGGTTTCAGAAGTAAAACACAAAGATAAATATTGCACTTGATTCAAGTAGACAGAATGTGCAAAATGATAAAGATTGCATTTTGTTGCTAAAAACAGCACATTCTCTCAGAAAACCATGAGATTGCAGTGTTGGAAGGCCACATGTCAGTTCCCAAAACACTGAGCGATGCAGGTAATATTTTGGGAAGGCAGTTAAGAGTGGAAGTTCAATCAGTTCAAACACAAATGTCTCTGCTGATGTTATACCAAGCAGCACCACTGACAGACTTCAACTCAAATCTGGTGGGACCAAGAGGCACCTTTTCACAAAATACTTTCACAGCTCCTCCTTTTGGGCAGCTGgtgagcagaggcagctgagcagagtACCAGGAGCAGCAAATTCTCACATTCTCACCTTGCAGTGAGGATGTCCTGGGCTCATCCATTGTCATTTACACACTACCTGAGGAgggtggggaaagaaaataaagcactaGCTTTAACATTCCTCCATTAAACACAATCTCCTTCCCCACATCTGGCTGTGTGAGGAAGCCCCTGGGAAGCTGGATTTGACTCTGGGCACTGGTGTTCCCAAGGAACATGAGGAAGAGAGGTAGGATCTATTCCCCTTCATTTCAAGCCCTGCCAAATTTCTGGCAAGGGATGATTCATCTCCAAGCTGCATGCAGCACTCCAACAGATAAGAGAGCAGACCAAGATTCTGAGAGGATAGAATTACACCCAGGACCGTGCTGGATGGATTTCAAAATGTGTACCTGTTTTCCAAAGCAGCTTGTTTTGAGACCTATGACCATGATACCAGCTCAGCCAAAAGTTTCAAATGGGAAGGGAATAGAGCCATGACAACACCTCTAACTCTCTGGTCACACTGAGAAAGAAGTAATTATACCTTTAAATTTTCCTGGGTTTAGATCTGACCAGCTACACTAAATCTGCTAGAAAGGGTTGAAAGTTTACTTAAAACTACATCttaaatattctaattttagtAAGCAAACCTCATTAGAAATTTTTGATTCAAATTATGCAGTTTCTTTGTTAGAGAGTTCAACTGTCACAAAATGTCACCGAAgcctcccccaaaaaatccttacCAAGATCATCTTTTACTCTCTGAACTGAAAAAACATATTCACTTACATATATCTCCAACTAGTTTTGGGGTATCCTTTTCCTTTAGttaatgaaaaatttatttctacCGCATTTATTTCTGTTGGGGTTTACAAAATGACTGTAGAGATCTCTTGTTAAGACCCTTAATGTGTAAAACCTTACTAACATTTTAAcacaaaataacatttatatGTAAACAGATATAAACTTCAAGACACCAGGGTGTTTTTCATCCagttaagaaaaataacatttttattttccagtcacAATCTAGTATTTATTACATCAACAAGAAGAGTATATAGACTAGGTCTAAGAgcccatatttttttttttgctttagccATTATTAttgaaaaagggagaaaaaaacaaatcaaacacatacatgctgctggaaaataaaaggtcCTCAGACACAGTCAGAGAACTGCTTGGCAGTTCTGTCTTTCCCCTCTATGGTTCACAATTGATCTGTAATGTTGCTTGGTTATTCTTTGCAGttccacagaggaaaagtaTCCaaaaattgttaattttttattttgcaacgGCTTTTTTGTGGTGTGTTGATGTATAACCCTATCAATTTATACCCTCAAATGCTATTTGAAACATCAGCATTTCAGTCTATTTTTTGTGAAAGCtctgatttctctttttatgtactaattttttttttttaatggacagAGAGGTTAGGCacaggaagaaacaaaacatattgtttctgtgttctgctatgataatataaataattttgataaaatatttccttaaaagTGCAATGAGTAACAATAATTCGTGATGTCTAATGACCAGACCAGGCAAAATCCAGgttaatctttctttctttaatttataaCAATTTGCCACAGAAGCGCATCATAAAGGTAAGATCTTTAAATCAGAAAATTACTTATTCTCCAAACACTATAGAAGCTGTTTTTTAAGAATTAAGAACCTAGGACAAGTAAAAGGATGGCAAAAATTCCAACCCTTTTGAGGCAAGTGGATCCTGTCTCACATAAGAGAAATTGAACACAGTTATTATGGTATGTTTAACAGTAAGACTTTGGCCATAAAAATTATGGATATTTATTTCAGAGAGACTTGTCCCTGGTCTAGAGTGATAGCCTCTTTTATAGTGGTGTAATTTAATTAGTTGTTTCAGCTTAGAAGTACTATTATCAATTTTGGGCACTCAAAAACTTCACACCAGCCCCCCGTCAATCCCTACCACATGTAAAGAAATTAACCATCAATTCCAGCAAACACaaatttttctgcagtttcctGATTTCTGTAGGAACTTgattaaaaaaccccatggTTCTTCAGAAAACTGAGTTCAAATTCAGCCTTTTTGTGAACCTAACTGGCAGGATGTGACACAGGCTGGCAGGGCTACCTTATCTTGTATAAACTGTGAGCTGAACCTCAGAGTATCAGGTTGCAAAGGATATTTCATTATCGGAAGCTGAAGCATACTTTTATAAAATCCTATTGGCCAACAGTTACACAAACATAGTTGATTTCAAAGCACAATAGATACAGGATTCTTGGAAATTAGAGTAACATCTTAAAAAAATGGTAAGAGGACTTGGATGTGTTTTTGAAGTCCCTGTTAGGAAACCAGGGTTTGGCAGAATTTCCCTCCAGGCTTATAACCCAAGTGTGGGTGTGATGCCAAGTGAAACCTGGAATGAAGCTttcacccatccctgcccttgTGGCTCAGGAGCTGAACAACACTGCAGAGCAAGGGTACCTTAACCCTtgaggaggctgtggcagtgGGGGCTAATGAACTATTAAAGAGATATCACCTTGCTTTCTATTTGCTATACTGTTTCTGAGCTTTTTCTCATCTGAGCTGCACCCAGTGACATATCAGTCATCCAGAGACCTCCTCTTGGATCCTTCACTTAAGCCTGTGGGGCAAGATGGCAGTAGCATTCATGTGCACTGATCACAGGTAAAATGAAGATTTTCTGCTCCAAAATGCTgcttataatttaatttttaaaaatgcctgcTGAAGTGTCTACAAGTGTCTACATCTTGCTGAATTGTTTTAGTGCTCAGCAAAAATAGCCTTAGCCCTCCTCTGAGAAATGGGACTTCGTGTCTTCCCATGATCTatgctcttcctgctgctggggacagtcTGATAATTATTTGCAAAAgtaaatgcagaaaacacaggACAAGGTTGAAACAAGGTAGGGTGGCAACAACATCAGAATAGAACAAAATCAacttaaacagaaaatattgatGGGATTGGGGgtatttaaatacaaacagagaataagaaaataatttttaaggttttctgTGAATggcactacagaaaaaaaaaaaactctcaaGAGACCAAGTAGACCAAGAAAAGGCTAAGAAAGAAGGTGATGGAAGGAGCACACAGCCATACAACTATTCAACTCTGGCTATATTTCTCAGAGCAGCTGAGAAAGCAGCACTGACCACCCTTTGTCCTTAGCAGGTTTTGCCTTGCCTATCTACACTGCACAACACAACCTACTCAGGATATCTGACATTTGCTTCACTGCCACTGAAACTATGAAACCTCTTACTGATTGATGTGGAAACTGAAGAGAAGTTACCTCAATGCTCAAAAATAGTTTGTTCTTTATCAGATCTCTGCCCTTGAATGTTGCTAGACCTCTGTGACATGTGGTTCAAGGAAAGATCAGAAAACAGTTTACAAGCTAGTGTAGTTATATAAAATTGTCTATTAGGCAATCATAAACAAGCATATTAGAAACTAAGGTGTATTTAAATATCTAATATGCACCACCTCATTAATATGCTGATGAAAATCAAGGCAAGAAAAGTTTATCAAATCTACATCAGTTTTTCCTCAGGAGTCTATCACGAGAAAACTTTTGTCCCCCTCCTGGTTTCCCAGGCCCTGAGTCAGCATGTGAAACCCACAGCTGCAGGAcaaacctcctcctcctcctcttttgcACTTGCCTAACTTGTGGTTTCTTCCAGGTGCAGTTAAATGTTCCAGTTGTTCTCACCATGGATGCGAGGGGCCAGGGTCTGCCAGTGACCTTTTCTAGGGCTCATCTAGAGCCCAGGCACTGGCTTGTCTCGTGTTCTTTGTTTgattttggtggggtttttttcccaaaaataacaattaaaaacccTCTGCCAGAAGAACGTTGAAAGCATTACATCAAACACTCAAAAACTAAGAAACTTGCAATCTGACAAGAAACTTGAAACAAAGGTTACTCTTGCAAATTTAAAACAACCCTCTTCTGTCAAGGTGCATACAACTGGGTactgcttatttatttttcacaggaCTGGTGCACTCAAGGGCACTCAATGAACAATGCAGCAGGATTTAATCCGGCGTCTGCAGGCACACCACCAAGGACAGAGGTGTTGAGGCATACAGCAGTGATTGAGGTGAGTGTGGAAGTGCAAGGTGTGGCTGCACAGTGCCTGTGGATGTGGTCTAGCCCTGCTTAGACCCAGCAGCAAATGAGGCTAATACAGACACTGCTGACATTCCCCATCTAGTCCCAAAGCACTTCCTTCCCCAGCTGTCTTGGCTGCTGGCCTTGCTGCAACACCAGGATGCTGGCCTGTCACCACAAGCATGATGTGGCCTCATCCAACTTGACTGAACTGGAACAGACTCAAACACCTCTCCTCAAAGTCTTCACTGCACAGAGCCAGCTCTCAGCTGACAACAGCTGTAAAATGCTTGGCAAGGCCATCTCCATTTCAGTGATGCTCCTCATCTTGAGCCTGTGTACTTACAGGACTGGCATAAAGCAGCTTTCTCCTTCACTGAGAGGTCATGGCTCCACTGAAGAAAACTGCTCTTTTTGACATAAAAACTTCCCCTGGAGTATTCTGTAAGTTGTTTCAGCATGTGTCTCTAGCTCTCTCCTCTACATGTGCTGGAGATGCACCACTGCCATTTGGTTTTGCTGCTACAATTGTGAGATTGTTTAGTTACAAGACTTTTTGGTCATTGTCACTGGTGGGTCCTCAATCTGTAACAAAATCAGGTGGTGGTATTCCTGGTGCATATTATATTTCAGATGAACTTGTTATTCCTTATCTTCTATGACATTTGCACAGCCACTCTGTGGAA
Proteins encoded in this region:
- the LOC134046439 gene encoding CD209 antigen-like protein B, with product MACNVRCSDTHRISAGARFRAQPGTLEASGGSRSLPAPVFPVVRARRDSSAFRRLHGLLSAVEAGEDALRRKLFFFILSMPWLSLLTVRSAVSTEKPEKKIYSCPELQRSVPAANVLRARDGPKVPLTETKDLQRQVTALETNAQILEAEFNRHKKEIMLSYSSYIFIALAALLVTCHALSKCPGISGLPGIPGRDGVKGLPDSLATKRHYALANLKRRLFQLEAVLALTGKIRKAGEKMLASNGKKVDFASALQSCEEVGGTLAAPKNEEENKAIMGIVKQYNQYAYLGIRKGETSGQFRYINDMPLNYSNWHQHEPDGKGEEKCVEIYTDGTWNDKKCNKYRLTICEF